CGGCCGCCGTGGCCGAGGCGTTCGCGCGGCTGATCGGCCACTCGGAGGCGGCGGGCTGGACGGTGCAGGAGTGCGCCGACCGGCTGGGCGTCACGCCCGGGTACCTCACCCAGGCGGTGCGGGCCGCGACCGGCCGCCCGCCCGGACGGCTGCTCATCGAGGCACGCGTGTACCTGGCCCAGCAACTGCTCGCCCACACCCAGCTGTCGGTGCGGCAGGTAGCCGCCCGCACCGGATTCGCCGACCCCGCCTACTTCGGCCGGTTCTTCCGGCGCGAGACCGGTGTCAGTCCCGGGGCCTTCCGAAAACACCACAGCCGCCACCATCCGTCCCTCGAAGCCCCGCCCGCGTCCGCCTAGTTTCATTGCCCGCCACCCCCCACAAGGAGGAGACATGGACGGATCAGCCACGCACGGCGCGGGCACGAACGAACCCGGCGCCGACCGCGAACCGGGATCTCCCCGGCTCGTCCACCGCAAGACGGTGCTGCGCGCGGCGCTCGCGGCCGCCGCCGCGATACCCGTCGCCCTGGCCGGCGGACCGGCCCTCGCCCGCGCCGCGGCGGCCGGCGGCAGTGCTCCGCAACTCACCCCGTCCTGCGACGACGGCGACGACCCGACCCCGGAGCAGATCGAAGGCCCCTACTTCAAGCCGAACTCGCCGCAGCGCACCAGCCTGTCGGAGCCCGGTCTGCCCGGCACCCCGCTCACCGTGACCGGCTATGTCTTCGGCCGCGCCTGCCTCCCGCTGAGCGGTGTCCTGCTGGACTTCTGGCAGGCCGACGACAACGGCGCCTACGACAACACCGGGTTCCGGCTGCGCGGGCACCAGTTCACCGACTCCCGCGGCGCGTTCACGCTCACCACCATCGTGCCGGGCCTCTACCCGGGACGCACCCGCCACCTGCACGTCAA
This Streptomyces misionensis DNA region includes the following protein-coding sequences:
- a CDS encoding carbohydrate-binding protein, giving the protein MDGSATHGAGTNEPGADREPGSPRLVHRKTVLRAALAAAAAIPVALAGGPALARAAAAGGSAPQLTPSCDDGDDPTPEQIEGPYFKPNSPQRTSLSEPGLPGTPLTVTGYVFGRACLPLSGVLLDFWQADDNGAYDNTGFRLRGHQFTDSRGAFTLTTIVPGLYPGRTRHLHVKLQAPGRPVLTTQLYFPNEPRNNTDTIFDPRLLMTVRDAGGGREAAFDFVLDVPQDPGPGPTPPDGTWAVGVGYRAGDRVTYAGRAYVCLQPHTAQPGWEPPKVPALWRAE